GAGAATTTGAAATAGGCGGTTTATACTCCTTCCAGTTCCGTTCGGTTACCTCCTTCCACGGCAAGGTGGACCTGCTGGCAGAGGAGGTAGCGCATTTTAAGAAAAAGGGATACCGCGTCGTTATCCTTTCCGGGACCGGCGAGAGGGGAAAACATCTCAGCAGGACTCTGAGGGAAAAAGCACTTGATGCCGCCTTTTACGGTACTTTGGGTGACGAACTGCTGCCGGGCCAGGTGGTAATAACTCCGGGTTCTCTGGAAAAGGGGTTTCAGATTCCCGAGATAAAGTTCGCGCTGATTTCCGATCTGGACGTCTACGGACAACCCAAGATAAAGCAAAAAAGGCCGAAGGTGCGCGCCGGAGGCAAAAGAATTACTTCGATCGATGAGCTTTCGGCCGGGGATTATGTCGTGCACATAACCCACGGAATCGGCAGGTACTTGGGGATAGAGACCCTGGAGGTGGAGGGGCACAAAAAGGACTACTTCGCCATCCAGTACGCCGGCGGGGATAAACTTTACGTACCTACCGATCAGGTGGAGATGCTCCACAAATACGTGGGACCCGAAGACAGGCCGCCGAAGTTGAATAAATTGGGGAGCAGCGAGTGGGCCAAGGCCAAAACCCGGGTCAAGGAATCGGTAAAGGAGATGGCGAAAGAACTGCTGGAGCTTTACGCCGCCCGGCAGGCCATGAAGGGTTTTGCCTTTTCTCCCGATACGGTGTGGCAGAAGGAATTCGAGGACTTGTTTCCGTATGAGGAAACGCCGGACCAGCTCACCGCCATCGAGGAAGTAAAAAGGGATATGGAGAGCGACAAATGCATGGATAGGCTCCTCTGCGGCGACGTGGGCTACGGCAAGACCGAAGTTGCCCTGAGGGCGGCTTTCAAGGCGGTCATGGATGCGAAGCAGGTGGCGGTGCTGGTACCCACCACCATCCTGGCCGAGCAGCACTACCGCACCTTTTCCGAGAGATTTGCACCTTTTCCGGTAAGGGTCGAGGTGATAAGTCGTTTTAAATCAAAGGCCGAACAGAAGGCTATAATAAAAGACCTGAAGAACGGTGCTATAGATATAATTATAGGCACCCACAGGCTGTTGCAGAAGGACGTGAAGTTCAAGGATTTAGGGCTCCTTATCATAGATGAAGAGCAGAGGTTCGGCGTCTCTCACAAGGAAAAGATAAAACAGCTCAAGAAAAACGTGGATGTGCTTACCATGACCGCGACTCCCATACCGCGGACGCTGCACATGGCTATGACCGGTATAAGGGATATGAGCGTCATGGAGACTCCCCCCGAAAACCGCTACCCCATACAAACCTACGTGGTGGAGTACAGCGACTCCCTTATAAGGGACGCCATAATGAGAGAACTTTCAAGGGGAGGGCAGGTTTATTACGTCTACAATAGAGTAAATACCATCTATGAAGAGGCTAAAAGACTCTCAGCCCTGGTGCCGGAGGCCAGGATCGCGGTGGCCCACGGACAGATGCATGAGAATGAGCTGGAAGAGGTGATGATGGATTTTTATGAGCACCGGTACGACGTGCTGGTGTGCACCACCATCATCGAGACGGGGTTAGACATACCCAATGTCAATACCCTTATTGTAATATCGGCCGACCGATTTGGTCTTTCCCAGCTTTATCAGCTGCGGGGGCGCGTCGGCAGGTCCAGCACCCAGGCCTTCGCGTACTTTACTTACAAGAAGGATAAAACGCTCAGCGAGGCAGCGGAAAAGCGCCTGGCAGCCATAAGGGATTTCACCGAATTCGGCGCCGGGTTCAAGATAGCACTGAGGGACTTAGAGATCCGCGGTGCCGGTAATATCCTCGGCACCGAACAGCACGGTCACATGATGACCGTGGGTTACGACCTTTACTGTAAGCTCCTGGCCGAGGCCGTCCGGGAGCTCAGGAGCGAACCTGAGCCGGAAGAGGTCCAGCCTGTAATAGACCTCAAGCTGAGCGCTTACATCGGAGACGATTACATCCCGAATGCCGCCCAGAAGATAGATATATACCGGCGCATCGCTGCGGTAGAGACCCTGGAAGAGGCCGACGACCTGGAAGAAGAAATAGAAGACAGGTTCGGGGATATACCGGAACCTACCAGGAATCTTTTATTTGTAGCGCGCCTCAAAGTTCTGGCCAAAAAATTAAAATTATCGAGTATTATCCAGCAAAATGATATAATAACTTTCAAGTTTCAGTCGGCTAATGCTCTATCGCCGGAGCAGTTTTTCGCCCTCAGCGCCGCCTTTCAAAATAGGGTGAATTTTCTTGGCACTACGGTGCCGGCCTTTACTTTTAAAGTAAGAAATCTATCGGGGTACAAGCTGTTTTTGCGGATTCAAAAGTTGCTGGAAGAGATGGTTGAATTTCTACAACTTCCCTCCAATGAATAAAACAGGTTGCCGGGTTGTATACTAATGGTGAGACAAAATCCTGCTTTTGAAAATAGGGAGGGACAACATTGAAGGCAACAGGAATTGTTCGACGTATCGACGATCTTGGGCGAGTCGTGATTCCGAAGGAAATCCGGCGAACCCTAAGAATTCGTGAAGGCGACCCTCTTGAGATATTCACCGACCGAGAAGGTGAGGTCATCTTAAAAAAATACTCCCCCATCGGAGAACTGGCGGAATTTGCTAAAGAGTACACCGAAGCCCTCCACGATTCCCTTGGCCATATTGCCTGCATAGCCGATAGGGATGCAATTATAGCGGTATCCGGTACTCCAAAAAAAGAGCTCATGGATAAGCCGCTGAGCTCAAGCATGGAAGCCATACTGGAAGAACGCAAGCCCGTCCTCATAGCAAGGACCAACGAAAAGGAATACGTGAGGATCACCGCTGACGATGAGGACGGCAAAGTGAGATATACCAGCCAGGTAATAGTCCCCATTATAGCGGACGGCGATCCCATAGGTGCAGTAATCCTGCTTACCAAGGACCCGAACGTAGCAATGGGGGAGTTGGAGCTCAAGGTGGCCGAAACCGCGGCCGGATTCTTATCAAGGCAGATGAATATATATCAATAAAAAATAGCAGCGAAAAAGCTGCTATTTTTTATTTAAGCTTCGAAAGCGGCCTTTTAACCTGCATCACACCAGCCTGGGGCCGGCAGCGGCAGCATGCGGCCATTGGCTTGAAAATTTCTTAAAATTATCCGCAAAGTTCCGGGCAAGTTTCCTTACGGTTTCATCGTACGCCTTTTTGTCATGCCATGTATTTTTTGGGTTGAGAATCTCCGGGGGCACACCGGGGCACGCCCGGGGTATCATCAGACCGAATACCGGGTCCTGCTCATACTCGATATCGGAAAGTTTCCCGCTGAGAGCGGCTCTCACCATGGCTCGGGTGTAGGTAAGCTCCATCCTCTGCCCGACGCCGTACGGCCCGCCGGACCAGCCCGTGTTTACAAGGAAGACTTCGGCTTTGTATTTTTTTATCTTTTCCCCTAAAAGCTCCGCGTAAGTAATAGGCGACAGAGGCAGGAAGGGAGCTCCGAAACAGGCGGAGAAAGTGGCCTGCGGTTCCGTAATCCCGCGCTCGGTGCCCGCCAGCTTGCTGGTATATCCCGAGATAAAATAGTACGTCGCCTGCTCTATGGACAGCCTGGCTATCGGTGGCAGCACGCCGAAGGCGTCGGCGGTAAGGAAGATGACCGTCCGGGGGTGGCCTCCGATTCCCGGTATCACCGCGCCGGGTATGTAGTCCACCGGGTATGCCGCCCTGGTGTTTTCGGTTATGGCGTCACTTTTGTAGTCCGGCTCTCGGGTCGCCTCGTCGTAGACCACGTTTTCCAGCACCGCGCCGAACTTTATAGCGTCGTATATCTGCGGTTCCATTTCCCTGGAGAGGTTTATGCACTTGGCGTAGCAGCCGCCTTCAAAGTTGAAGATGCCCTCGTTTGACCATCCGTGTTCGTCGTCACCGATTAAAAGCCTTTCCGGGTCGGCCGAAAGAGTGGTCTTGCCGGTGCCGGAAAGACCGAAGAACAGCGCCGTAGAACCGTCCCGTCCCATGTTGGCAGAGCAGTGCATGGAAAGCACCCCAGCCTTGGGCATGATATAGTTGAGCAACGTGAACACCGATTTTTTTATCTCGCCGGAGTAGAACGTTCCGCCGATCAGCACCATCCTTTTTTCTAAGCTGAGTATGATGAAAGCTTCGGAATTGGTCCCGTCGATTTCGGGCTGGGCTTTAAAGCCGGGGGCTGAGATTACCGTTATCTCCGGTTGAAAGTCCTTTAATTCTTCGCCGGAAGCCCTAATGAAGAGTTGTCTTGAAAAGAAGTTCTGGTAAGCGTACTCGGTGACCACCCGCAGAGGCATCCGATACTTGGGGTCCGCACCTACAAAGCCGTCAAAGACGAAGACGTCCCTGTTCTGGAGATAAGCGGCCATGCGGCGTAAAAGAGCGTCGAATTTGTCGGGGGGAAAAGGCCTGTTGTTGCCCCACCATATTTCATCGCGGACCGACGGTTCGTCGACGATGAATTTGTCGTTTGGCGACCGGCCGGTGTATTTTCCCGTGCGGACTATCAGGGCGCCGTTGGAGGCCAGCACTCCTTCGCCTCTTGTCACCGCTTCCTCCACCAGGCGGGGTACCGGCAGGTTGAAATGGACCTTCCGCAGGTTTGCAAGCAACGGGAATTTTAAATTATCCATATTGCAGTTCCTCCTCCGTTAGTTTTCGCATTATTTCCCAAAGTAAAGGCGTGTTATATATAATATATCACTTAAAATCATCCCGTTCATAAAAAAATTTAATATAATTTTTATATTTGATTGTGGCAATACAAAACTCGTAAATAGCCCGTGAAAGATATATTCAACCGGCTTTACCCTCTGTACATACACCATCCCGATACATAAAAAACAAAAACCATAATTTTCTTCAGGGAAATAAATATTGAAGGATGGAATCAAATAGAATATAATTAAGTGGCAGAATACGAACAAAGCTAAGAAAGGCGGGTCCTCCTTGACGGAAAAGCGAAATTCCTTTCTTAAAGGAGCCATAATCCTTACCGCAGCGGGCTTTCTGGTAAAGATCCTGGGTGCCGTCTACAGGATTCCGCTGGCTATGATGATAAAAGACGAAGGCATGGGGCTCTATCAGATGGCCTATCCCATATATGTGACGCTGCTAGCCGTCTCCACCGCCGGCCTTCCCACAGCTATATCCAAGATGGTGGCTGGGGATGTGGCCGTAAAAAGGTACCGAAACGCCTACAAGGTATTCAAGGTGTCGCTGATCATCCTGACGCTGGTAGGGGCCGTGCTGACGGTGGCTTTAATGCTCAGCGCTAGGGTTTTGTCCGAGAAGGTCTTGGGCAACCCGAAGGCCTTTTACCCGCTGATCAGTATTTCTC
The DNA window shown above is from Thermosediminibacter oceani DSM 16646 and carries:
- the mfd gene encoding transcription-repair coupling factor — translated: MDIDFLSREITEFNKLAGDLEKGLSGLFAYGLSDSQRAFLIAAVRKRFPKPVLVVTADSLDARKLADDLAYFLGTEDVEMFPASSVIPYETAARSPELTAQRLKVMESLVTGKQPVVVSPLQALTNRMMPPDVVKKFTIKLRVGDSIPLEEAVLKLSFMGYERVDTVEGRGQFAVRGGILDVYPLTAENPYRMEFFGDEVDSIREFSVEDQRSMDKLEEVFIFPAREVVFDRETAKNAAISIARELEDRKKAFELTGSAQIAAQLEEKILEHIEKLENGQFFESAQHYISHFYSNLSALTDYFTLPPLVILVEPGKIVESTKNSAFEIEETYKGLLEKGEVLPSVSEMYFTPFDILENLRKSKTVYISMLPRIPGEFEIGGLYSFQFRSVTSFHGKVDLLAEEVAHFKKKGYRVVILSGTGERGKHLSRTLREKALDAAFYGTLGDELLPGQVVITPGSLEKGFQIPEIKFALISDLDVYGQPKIKQKRPKVRAGGKRITSIDELSAGDYVVHITHGIGRYLGIETLEVEGHKKDYFAIQYAGGDKLYVPTDQVEMLHKYVGPEDRPPKLNKLGSSEWAKAKTRVKESVKEMAKELLELYAARQAMKGFAFSPDTVWQKEFEDLFPYEETPDQLTAIEEVKRDMESDKCMDRLLCGDVGYGKTEVALRAAFKAVMDAKQVAVLVPTTILAEQHYRTFSERFAPFPVRVEVISRFKSKAEQKAIIKDLKNGAIDIIIGTHRLLQKDVKFKDLGLLIIDEEQRFGVSHKEKIKQLKKNVDVLTMTATPIPRTLHMAMTGIRDMSVMETPPENRYPIQTYVVEYSDSLIRDAIMRELSRGGQVYYVYNRVNTIYEEAKRLSALVPEARIAVAHGQMHENELEEVMMDFYEHRYDVLVCTTIIETGLDIPNVNTLIVISADRFGLSQLYQLRGRVGRSSTQAFAYFTYKKDKTLSEAAEKRLAAIRDFTEFGAGFKIALRDLEIRGAGNILGTEQHGHMMTVGYDLYCKLLAEAVRELRSEPEPEEVQPVIDLKLSAYIGDDYIPNAAQKIDIYRRIAAVETLEEADDLEEEIEDRFGDIPEPTRNLLFVARLKVLAKKLKLSSIIQQNDIITFKFQSANALSPEQFFALSAAFQNRVNFLGTTVPAFTFKVRNLSGYKLFLRIQKLLEEMVEFLQLPSNE
- the spoVT gene encoding stage V sporulation protein T: MKATGIVRRIDDLGRVVIPKEIRRTLRIREGDPLEIFTDREGEVILKKYSPIGELAEFAKEYTEALHDSLGHIACIADRDAIIAVSGTPKKELMDKPLSSSMEAILEERKPVLIARTNEKEYVRITADDEDGKVRYTSQVIVPIIADGDPIGAVILLTKDPNVAMGELELKVAETAAGFLSRQMNIYQ
- the pckA gene encoding phosphoenolpyruvate carboxykinase (ATP) — protein: MDNLKFPLLANLRKVHFNLPVPRLVEEAVTRGEGVLASNGALIVRTGKYTGRSPNDKFIVDEPSVRDEIWWGNNRPFPPDKFDALLRRMAAYLQNRDVFVFDGFVGADPKYRMPLRVVTEYAYQNFFSRQLFIRASGEELKDFQPEITVISAPGFKAQPEIDGTNSEAFIILSLEKRMVLIGGTFYSGEIKKSVFTLLNYIMPKAGVLSMHCSANMGRDGSTALFFGLSGTGKTTLSADPERLLIGDDEHGWSNEGIFNFEGGCYAKCINLSREMEPQIYDAIKFGAVLENVVYDEATREPDYKSDAITENTRAAYPVDYIPGAVIPGIGGHPRTVIFLTADAFGVLPPIARLSIEQATYYFISGYTSKLAGTERGITEPQATFSACFGAPFLPLSPITYAELLGEKIKKYKAEVFLVNTGWSGGPYGVGQRMELTYTRAMVRAALSGKLSDIEYEQDPVFGLMIPRACPGVPPEILNPKNTWHDKKAYDETVRKLARNFADNFKKFSSQWPHAAAAGPRLV